In Procambarus clarkii isolate CNS0578487 chromosome 89, FALCON_Pclarkii_2.0, whole genome shotgun sequence, the DNA window gtggacgattttgaaagagaaattgacaacatgcccatgcactcagccccaggtccagacttatagaattcaatatttataaagaaatgcagtgCCAGCCATGGAATGAtaacacacaaaatgaggtcagttgGAATAGCTGGTAAAGTAGGATGGTGGATATTAAACTTTTCTGTCGAACAAAACACAGTAACAGTCAACCGTAtacaatcgagtccaagcgcagttaaaagctcagtacctcagggtacagtccttgcatcactgctttattctcatatcaaatatagacaaaaatacatgtcacagctcgtatcattctttgcagatcacacaaatcagcatgaaaattacctaagacattgaaaaactacaagcagatattaataaagtttttgactgaaAGGAAGAAAATAacacgatgtttaacagtgataaattccaggtactgcccatagtaggaaagcagcatgtaaaggatttgggaataatgatgtctgacgacctaacgtttagggaacataaccaagcaaatattgcgtcagccagaaaaatgataggatgtattatgagaaccttcaaatccagggattccatAACAAttgttgtactattcaaatcacttgtgctgtcccgtcttgagtattgctcaatACTCGCTTCCTCCTTCAgtacaggagagattgctgaaataacatgctgtatatatatgttcagagaacatatacagcatacattgatgcaataaagcacctaaattattgggattgtctcaaagctctctaaatgtactcattagaaaagagaagatatcaaataatatacatgtggaaaatactgAAGGGCCAAGTTGGTATCAGATCTGATACCATGAAGCCAGTACCAATACCAATGGGGCTAATCTTCCATTAGCCCCATTCATGGGTCTGGTTCCCCCCACCCCACGAGCCAGTGGTTGGGAGGTCAGCTCAGTTTCAATGTCACTGTTATACAAGTTTAGATCCTGgagccaagggatcccacttaccaGGGCAGCAGGTAGGGCTGAGCACTAGCAAGTGCAGGAAGGGGTGCATTCTCCCAAGTGGTGCCTCtccttcccccttttttttttaacagggaAGACCTACAGCATCGTGCATTCTCCTACACTAGTGCAAAGACCTCTACCCCTCTAGCCCCAGCCAGGAGACACAACCAACCTCCAAGGGCAACCCTTCCAACAGGTGGTCAGTTGACCCAAACAGCCTCATTACGTTTGTCACATTTAGTACGTACCACACCCAGAGGGGGGGTAGGACAGGGGGGCCACTATAACCCCTCACCGGTCCCCAGGAAGTAATACATGAACCCCTTCAACACAACAAGGTGAAACTTTTAAGAGGGTAAATCTGTGTTTATCTAAAGTATGACCCAGAATTTTTTTAAGGGTACAGAGGGTGATGAATACTGCTCTATACTACAGTATTGGTACATAAAAAATATTGTTGGTGCTCAATACTATTGGTGTTTATCGTAAATGGGCAATTGTATTGCTATTTAAAAAGAACAATAGAAAGCAGAGTAagacacattattattattaatgcttCCAGATATGAATACATATTCTATTTGTTAGATTTCATTCATACTTTATGGTtcctaacacctaaccagttcttTTTCACATTTAAAGTTTGCAATTTCAAGATTAAGCTCATATCTGGTTACTTGTTGTCACAACCTAGGCTCAAACTCCTACTTTTATTACCATTCAACTATTTATTATCTACATTACTATTACCATTCCATTCTGCCAACTTTCTTTACCCATTTTGATTAAAAGAATATATAAATAGTTTTGTAGCAATTTTGTTATTAATATATTCCCAATCCAATTTTGGgtattgttttcaaatttgctAATGTTATCATAAGATGGGACTAACCTATTATGCTCTCTTTATATAGCCACAAAAACATTTTACCAAGTCAATATGAGCTCCCTCTGCCCCATTTTCAGGCCATGTAAAATTTCCTTTTACTTTACAATTTGCTTAAATAgggtttaattttatttattatattctaTTACAAGATTTAACTGCCTCCAGTTGAAAGCTAATATTCCCACCCCTATAGTGCCTCTAGCCTCTATAAATTCTACCATTTATCAAACTGTAGAGGGGACGTTATGTGACGGCTACCGTTTTAACTGCGGATCTGTTAAACAAGGCCTTGCATTACCTAATCTTGGGTTAGCACATATAAAAGTACAGTATTCCTAATGCCCTAAAATCTCATACAAAACACAAATTTAATACTAATGTTCAAACTTAAGATATAAAAAGATGAAATTAAGAAGACAGCAAAACAAATAGATTGACAATCACTACCATAAAATACTTTAGAAGGTAATTACAATAACACTTTTGTAATTACTATAACACTTTAAACATGCTGGTCATCCAATCACATTTTACTTAAAAAACAAAACTAACCTTATAGAATTTCCTAAGATTCTCTTTCGTCTTCTGGTTGATGACAATCATGACACGTGCAATTGACTTGCGCACAACACGGCTGcaatataacaacaacaacattataaTGTACACTTAACAGAGTAAGCATTATTAAGCTTAAACATTAATCATGACACGTGCAACATTCAGTCCTGTCGATCAAAACCACTATATGATTTCTGGGTTGTGTTCTTTTATCATATTCCATAATATGGAATTGATATTGAAAATGTTTAATCTACAGAGCTGTTCAGCTATGCAGAAAATATCTGTGGTACATCTTTACAATAAAAATATTCAATAGTAACAAAGTAGGCTTTAATCCTTTTATTCAGTGATGGTATATAaacaaacttttttttatatacgtatttatatttattttgttcacaatttttgtttaaaacaaaatacagtatggtatataaataaaaaaaaatattgtattataACAATGCACTCAAAGTACCAACACAACTAATGACTAACTTTTAGTGCGCCAAAAAAATTGCCGAaaaattgtgttgtgttgttatattgttaaaatgctttCTCTGATTGATGGGAGGGGGAAAGAAATTATTGTATGCGACATACTTTAGCCATGATGGAGTAcacaagttgagcaaattatgggcactGATGGAGTTGGCACTTGGAGACGCTAGCCCCAGCAACCCCACGGGGCAGCAGTTGACGTGAATATATTTtgtcgccattttttttttttttctttgggcCATACCGTAATATTATTCAAAGTTTGTTACGAGCAAATTATATAATCAAATTGTGTAACATCACTATGTTTAAAATTATGAACTCATCTAGTGATGCATATTATTATATCCtacattatgttcacagaacaaggATCCAAGGTAGGCCTAGCGGCCAACAGCTGTGTGGCTGAGGTTGGCCCAAATACATTTTCACAATTATTTCAGTGTCTGTGAATGGTTTTATATCTagcttttgcagtaatattaatcaataatgtGTGTAATTTTTTGGAATTTATAGTcaagtgtgtactcgcctaattgtgcctgcgggggttaagctttgtctctttggtctgtGTGTGCGTAATGTTTGTGTAATGCGTAATGTTTGTGTGTAATGCGTCTCTTTGGTGATGTGTGTAACATCACTGATCAAAATTATGGTGCCCATATCCAGGGACACTTATTATATTCTTAGATCAGTGGTTTTACTTTATTACACTATACTGTATACACGTTACCTGCTGGATGGGTTTCTGGGAGTAGTAGTTCTACTCCCATAGCTCGGCCCgatgccaggcttgacttgtgttaTATACATCTATATTTTTATAAACTGTAACGGACCACTAAGTAATTCTGGCGTGTGGTAATGAAATCTTAAGAGCAATATAGAGCTATACTCTACGCCCAACTGACTTCGGCTGCCAACATCAATCACCTGACAAAGCAAAATACAGTACCCAGAAATACACTATGCACATTGCTATCATCACTTCGAACAATGCTATTACCAGATTCCTGTCACTAAATCATGAATATGAATCATTTTCCACAAGATTATTTTCTAAATGAATATGAAGTCACTTTGCATGATGCATAGATTCACAAACCTCAGCTATGTGCTGTGAATGTCTGCCTCCTGCTGTGAATCATCATAACTAGCATTGTGTTCGCTGATATCTGAATATTGTACATAGtctatcacagtcaggatcatctATGACACTATCAACACAATAATTAGTTATCTATTTTATTAATCATCATTAAGTGGTGCTGTGTTCCTAACGGCACAGCAGAGCTgagcagcccttgtggatttgttcatggtgtgcatattagtgtttCAAGTATTATGTTCATAAATCAAATATTTTgctattattacactatatacacaggttatatataggtatctgcatgttttgttcatcatagcgaaccactaagttggtatggcgaGTCCAAACATCAAGAGTggactgccacacccagccagccctccctcactccaacacctAACTCACCAACGTAAGAGGTATTAGAGGCAAGATACAATCAACACTGGATTTCAACCACCCACCAGATGAAAAGGGTTAAATGACTCCAGGGCCATAAAGGCACTCAAAAGAGTCAACCACAATGACACTGTAATGTTGATGTCGGAAAACCCAGTCTAGCATACAAAATTACATAAAAGTTCCACCTGAAGaaacagtagccaacaccgtcggcAGACTTCAGCCCGTCTGTGAACGGTGCAATGGACTGAGTGTGCAAAGAAATTCAAGGAAAAAGCATTCATAATGGGAGAAGTAATATaagcctcgtcacggcccttgtggatttgttcaagtaaTATAAGCCTTTACAATGTGGGGTCAAGGCTACAAAACTTTGCAAGTGGGACTCTCCATGGAGGCAAGGTTGGAACAACACGAGGCGAGACTGCAAACGTCAACCGAGAGGGAATCTTACAAATGACGCTAACCTTACAGAAAAAAAGGTGGCAAAAGAAAACAGGCCCACCTGAGGGGTAACAAAACACTGCATACGCAAGAGTGAGGTGGTTGCAGGGACTGTGTGAGGTAGCGAAGTAGTAATCACAACAGTCATGTAAAGACAGGACACTAGTTTCAATATGTAAGCTTTGGGTGGGGGGGAGTAGCAAAAGGCACCCGAGCTGAGACATAACCtggtatggtgcagagcatcaagaagACAAAGGGTCCAAAGAGAGGTCATGACATTCAACTTGGAAGTGAGAGACATGAGGTAACAAAGGGGAAATACCACAGTGACAACGGGGGATGAAGAATGACATGCTTCCGAGAAAGTCATAGCAGAAGTCTTGGTCATAGTAAACAAAGCCATGATTGGCAGCCCAagataatatttaccaattgcaaGTTGGAGTTGGtgttaagaggagaaggaaggaagtcACCACGACAACAAAGTGATATCGCCACCACCCAGGGTAGTTGAACAACCATGGGAAACCCCTTCATATTTTAGAAAAGATTTTTCGATAATTTTTAAAAAAAAGTGGTACCTAGAAAAGTGGCACTTTTAACAAATGACGAGTGGAAGGTTTGCAGAAAAGTGCAAAATTGCATATTTTATCTCCAGATAATgacaagccttttccaggtcataaAGAATGGAAACAAGAGAGGTATTCACAGCAAAGCAGTATGAACATAGGAACATCAGGGTATGAATACCTAAGGAATTTACAGGGTATGAATACCTAAGGAATTTAGAGTCCACTAAGATACCAGCCATGCTGCAACACTGCAAATGCCAAATTGAGGAGAGGTAGCAATAGTGTTCAAAGAACTACATAAAATGAAAGTTAACCAAAAGTTCAAAATGTTTGTAGACAATTCATCAGAGCAATGAGGCAAAAATCCTTAGGGGACATACCTTGAGTACAGGTTTTGAATAAGACCAACTGCCTAAATAAAGCCAGTCTGTCGCTTCCCAAGTATGGTTATAGATAAAATAAATTCCCATCCACATTGCAAATACCAAAATGCACACTGAGGGATATGACTTAATAACATAAGTATGTTAGCTATGACAGTTAAAAAAATAATGTGTAAACAAATATTATGGGTCATTTGTTTTGCATCATTATAAAGAACACAAAAGTTACACACAATAATAACTAAAAGGAATAATAATTTGTTTTAAATAAAACATTCATGAGCTGGCTTTTTTTAATCAAAAATattgcatttatttatttatgtatatatacaagagttcttacattcttgtacagctactagCCCGCATAGCATTTCGTGCAGGGCCTTAAAATTAATTTTCCtcggaatacgacccaccaaatcgtttaacaaccaggtacccattcactgctgggtgaacagaggctacagttaaggcttggcacccagtcaatcctccccagcctgGATACTAATCTAGGCCAAAGCACTCGTGAAGTGCtgggcaagtgtcttaccactgcaccacagacACTGGTGAAGCATTATAAAACAACTTTTTCAAAATAAAAACTAAATGAATACAAGTAAATCCTCCAAATGGAATTTTGAATTTTCCCATAAAAAATGCATCATAAATCAATAATAATATCAATTTTACCCCCTGTACTGCGCGCTCACCAAGATACCTTGTTTTGATGGGTGGTGGGCTCAAAAAACCTGTTTGTTGGTATAGCAAAcaattcaaaactcccgcagGTACATGAGGCACAAATATGTTTTCCGAGGCCTCCAGAAATCAGATACCATCTTAGAAAAAATGTGTGGGCACTTCTCCTAAGTGTGAGAtcctcgttttttttttttttttttcagggaaatTCCTGCACGTGctttaagcctctggctggcccactaggtgttgcttgtttctgttttacttaggtagagtacgagtatttatgactcgtatggtcgcttcagtaagattttgcccaatgtgtttaacaacaacttctgctctgttgaatcttaagttgaaatcttattgggtttgtaactctgcactgtgttcgataatgttccagtggtctgtcgagcATTTCTCCAGTACTGACATTTCCGACTACAGTCCTAGTACCGAGTGAGTGACCATGAGCAGTGTGTGTAGCACCAGCTCGCAGCATCaccatgcacctcatacccacatCCTCACTTAATAATGATGAAATAAACAAGTAACTATTTAATGATGATAGTATCAGAAGATCCTGACATGTTAAGACTATGTACAGGGTTCAGATACGAGTGAGCCACCCTATGAGGGTTATGACGTTCACAGCATGAGACATGCTCAGCACGCAGTACAATTTGGTGTGTTTGTTATGTGCGTATGTATGCACCAAGAAATGGGACTTCACGTTCCTTCAGAAAATGAACtttgtggaaaattattcatattCACGATTTAGtgagattctgataatagcagtgtTGTGCATAATAAGTGATGTGCGTAGTATATCGGAAGGCACTTTGTTATGCCAAATGTTGTTGGCAATTGACTAGCATATGGCACTATGCTGTGCTTGCATTACTAGATTATCACTCACCAGAACTGCTTAGTAGTTtgtttatatataacatgtgtagatagtgtaataaaaaaaaaatcctaatatAATATTGTGCACATATTAGTGACAAATATATCTGTATATCTATGATCTAAACGTTCTAAGATACAGTAGTGTATATCTTAGtatttgggtaccattccttccctccatcccatcccaaatccttatcctgacccccttccaagtgctatatagttgcaatggcttggcattttcccctgataattccttccttccttcacagCCACTCCTGCCCTACACCTGGCCAAAGGCAACCTCCAAGGAAGCAACTGCTTCATGAACATGCAGGAACCATGACTTCATGCGAGATTTCTCGCTTCACCTGTGCCGTAGACAAAATGTGATCGGTGAGCACATTTTAACAATATTAAAAGAAAAATAAGAAATTTTTCTGTGCAGTAGGGCATTCTCATATAGACTGATTGGTTAATGATTGGGTAAGTAACACCCCATCCTATCAACCTTTCATCCAACATCAAATTAATCCTAAATTTTGTCTCTATGGCACAGGATAAAGCAAGCATTTGGAGGACCAATCTGGTGCACAATTAACAAATATATGACAATTATTTgctatacacatataataatcaAGAATTTGCACTGGTAGAATGCAAGATTAATAAAATAATGATAAAACCATTCATATAGCTCAATCTTTTCTATTACATTCAGCCCTACAAGAAGCATGCAGAACAAACATCAAGTAAATAAAACTTACATTTTGGAGAGCTTGGATGCAGCTCCGCCAGTCACCTTGGCCACTCGCAGACCAGACAGTTCTTGTTTGAGCTCCTCCAGCTGCTTCAGCAGCTCATCCTTCTTCTTGCTACGCAAGTCACTACACTTGACCTTAACCTGAAGAAAGAATTTTCAGAACCATACCAAGAGAACAAATACTGGAAATTGCATTCTGTAGATATGTAACTTTAGTTgaataaaggaaaaaacaaatacaaaaattGTGCCAATGCCCACTCCTCCAATATTCAACAAACTCTGGCATGTTAAATGTTTAGTCAGAATTCAGTCACTTGATACCATtcatttttatactcaacataactGATATACAGTAAAAATATGTGACGCATATTGTCTAGTGTGGGTGAACAAAATAGTTACCACAATACAGTAGACTATAAAATGTATTAAGGATGAAATGCAGACCTATGAAATGACAACCAGTTGTCAACTCAACATGGGAACTTTCgagcacatttatttatttatttattaatttacaagaaggtacaatgggtttgcaAGATTACATaacattggtatttttacattctcccaaagccactaacatgcatagcattgTTTTTTTTAGTTTAAATTCGTTTTTATGGTATTAAGCAAGGACAGGACTTGCTTAACACAACTAATCAAAATGATCTTATCTTGgttctcttgagatgatttcggggctttttttttttttagtgtccccgcggcccggtcctcgaccaggcctccacccccaggaagcagcccgtgacagctgactaacacccaggtacctattttactgctaggtaacaggggcatagggtgaaagaaactctgcccgttgtttcttgccggcgcccgggatcgaacccgggaccacaggatcacaagtccagcgtgctgtccgctcagctgacCGGCTCCCTTGCACAATAAATGAACTCCTAGGGTAGGCTAGTTGGATTAATTCCTttaggttagacatgtttcaaAATCCTTTGACGAACTACTTTTCACGACGACTCATCCCCTCCAGCTTCACCCATCCATTATGAGGTTGTTTGCAATGTATGCACTCCAAGACTCACCATGTGAACCCCGACTCATCTCCCACATGACGAGCACCACCCCAGCAGCTGCACAGCTGCTGTgatcatcacattgcctggttttGTCGTCCTATCTTGCATAATTGTTATTATCCACCAGATGAGTGGGCTGCCAATACTTTTGTATGTAGCATGGTCTTATACCTGGGGCTTGGACAGGtcaatttgtccccccccccctcccctccaatgtGGTAATGAGTTTTTGGAAAAGTTTTCCAGGTTCACTTAATACAGGTCAAAAGAATAT includes these proteins:
- the RpL35 gene encoding large ribosomal subunit protein uL29 isoform X2 is translated as MVKVKCSDLRSKKKDELLKQLEELKQELSGLRVAKVTGGAASKLSKIRVVRKSIARVMIVINQKTKENLRKFYKNKKFKPLDLRPKKTRAIRRALTKRELEILTPKESKRQWNFPKRKYAVKA
- the RpL35 gene encoding large ribosomal subunit protein uL29 isoform X1; protein product: MAVKVKCSDLRSKKKDELLKQLEELKQELSGLRVAKVTGGAASKLSKIRVVRKSIARVMIVINQKTKENLRKFYKNKKFKPLDLRPKKTRAIRRALTKRELEILTPKESKRQWNFPKRKYAVKA